The Magnolia sinica isolate HGM2019 chromosome 9, MsV1, whole genome shotgun sequence genome contains a region encoding:
- the LOC131256722 gene encoding uncharacterized protein At2g39910 isoform X1: protein MSMADSMASSSSISQVLIRLSGPIRETLEITPYTPPDGPNISIKSNLLSLLPPNRRESIRVEIRDFCLCCAALASAASLDSGPISWIPRPLSAAANSAVAELSEAVYRGSDGDGLIGAGDSDAHFSLAPKESRLVGELMPDVLPLLTGVIKESSIGSEDDDEIAAASARAPVAEAIVAAHQFRWFVTQVNYPYLGKVCNLVLPCALTALDHWSPEVKGQGMVSLIHLAKNVNAAELGWYEDVVLDACCRNIASSDELWHYVVEMSVLLVTCIQRRNPRSPWFERMLSEMLGHLERQPKNKQRCMSWLQLIEPLFNAMGLVLLAHFRRIFPLFFKWMHVDDDETVLLVLDLVHTIVKLTWIRNTPYIDRLVDELILIYKESAMRKGREAIRSRVLQILLSLQQCKGPRFAAAWDKHKDDPNLTSLALTFGKINTISVVQ, encoded by the exons ATGTCCATGGCGGATTCCATGGCGAGTTCTTCATCCATCTCTCAAGTTCTCATCag ATTATCTGGACCCATCCGAGAAACCCTAGAAATCACTCCGTACACTCCACCCGATGGCCCCAACATCTCCATCAAATCCAATCTCCTATCTCTCCTTCCCCCAAACCGTAGAGAAAGCATTCGAGTCGAAATCAGAGACTTCTGCCTCTGCTGCGCGGCTTTGGCTTCTGCCGCTAGCTTGGACAGCGGTCCGATCTCTTGGATTCCCAGACCTCTGTCTGCCGCAGCGAATTCCGCTGTGGCAGAGCTCTCGGAAGCTGTTTACAGAGGTTCGGATGGGGATGGATTGATTGGAGCCGGAGATTCTGATGCGCATTTCTCTTTGGCTCCGAAGGAGAGCAGATTGGTCGGGGAGCTGATGCCGGACGTGTTACCATTGCTTACGGGGGTGATTAAGGAGAGCTCAATCGGCTCCGAGGATGATGATGAGATTGCTGCTGCTTCTGCACGGGCCCCGGTCGCGGAAGCGATCGTTGCCGCACACCAGTTCCGATGGTTCGTCACACAG GTCAATTACCCATATTTGGGGAAAGTATGCAATTTAGTGCTTCCTTGCGCATTGACAGCTTTGGATCACTGGTCACCGGAAGTGAAG GGCCAGGGTATGGTGAGCTTGATACATCTAGCAAAGAATGTGAATGCAGCTGAGCTAGGTTGGTATGAAGATGTAGTTCTCGATGCATGCTGTCGGAATATTGCTTCTAGTGATGAGCTGTGGCATTATGTGGTTGAGATGTCTGTGCTTTTGGTGACTTGTATTCAAAGGCGGAACCCTCGTAGTCCTTG GTTTGAGAGGATGCTAAGTGAGATGCTAGGCCACTTGGAGCGCCAACCAAAGAATAAGCAACGGTGTATGTCATGGCTTCAACTGATTGAGCCACTTTTCAATGCCATGGGACTTGTTCTATTGGCCCATTTCAGACgcatttttcctcttttctttaaGTGGATGCATGTCGATGATGATGAAACTGTTCTACTG GTCCTCGATCTCGTCCACACAATTGTAAAGTTAACATGGATCAGGAACACACCATATATTGACAG ATTAGTAGATGAGCTTATCCTTATATACAAGGAATCAGCAATGAGAAAGGGTCGTGAAGCAATCCGTTCGCGAGTTCTTCAGATATTGCTCTCATTGCAGCA ATGCAAGGGCCCACGTTTCGCAGCAGCTTGGGACAAGCACAAGGATGACCCAAACCTAACTTCTCTTGCATTGACCTTCGGGAAAATCAACACTATCTCT
- the LOC131256722 gene encoding uncharacterized protein At2g39910 isoform X2 — protein sequence MSMADSMASSSSISQVLIRLSGPIRETLEITPYTPPDGPNISIKSNLLSLLPPNRRESIRVEIRDFCLCCAALASAASLDSGPISWIPRPLSAAANSAVAELSEAVYRGSDGDGLIGAGDSDAHFSLAPKESRLVGELMPDVLPLLTGVIKESSIGSEDDDEIAAASARAPVAEAIVAAHQFRWFVTQVNYPYLGKVCNLVLPCALTALDHWSPEVKGQGMVSLIHLAKNVNAAELGWYEDVVLDACCRNIASSDELWHYVVEMSVLLVTCIQRRNPRSPWFERMLSEMLGHLERQPKNKQRCMSWLQLIEPLFNAMGLVLLAHFRRIFPLFFKWMHVDDDETVLLVRSSISSTQL from the exons ATGTCCATGGCGGATTCCATGGCGAGTTCTTCATCCATCTCTCAAGTTCTCATCag ATTATCTGGACCCATCCGAGAAACCCTAGAAATCACTCCGTACACTCCACCCGATGGCCCCAACATCTCCATCAAATCCAATCTCCTATCTCTCCTTCCCCCAAACCGTAGAGAAAGCATTCGAGTCGAAATCAGAGACTTCTGCCTCTGCTGCGCGGCTTTGGCTTCTGCCGCTAGCTTGGACAGCGGTCCGATCTCTTGGATTCCCAGACCTCTGTCTGCCGCAGCGAATTCCGCTGTGGCAGAGCTCTCGGAAGCTGTTTACAGAGGTTCGGATGGGGATGGATTGATTGGAGCCGGAGATTCTGATGCGCATTTCTCTTTGGCTCCGAAGGAGAGCAGATTGGTCGGGGAGCTGATGCCGGACGTGTTACCATTGCTTACGGGGGTGATTAAGGAGAGCTCAATCGGCTCCGAGGATGATGATGAGATTGCTGCTGCTTCTGCACGGGCCCCGGTCGCGGAAGCGATCGTTGCCGCACACCAGTTCCGATGGTTCGTCACACAG GTCAATTACCCATATTTGGGGAAAGTATGCAATTTAGTGCTTCCTTGCGCATTGACAGCTTTGGATCACTGGTCACCGGAAGTGAAG GGCCAGGGTATGGTGAGCTTGATACATCTAGCAAAGAATGTGAATGCAGCTGAGCTAGGTTGGTATGAAGATGTAGTTCTCGATGCATGCTGTCGGAATATTGCTTCTAGTGATGAGCTGTGGCATTATGTGGTTGAGATGTCTGTGCTTTTGGTGACTTGTATTCAAAGGCGGAACCCTCGTAGTCCTTG GTTTGAGAGGATGCTAAGTGAGATGCTAGGCCACTTGGAGCGCCAACCAAAGAATAAGCAACGGTGTATGTCATGGCTTCAACTGATTGAGCCACTTTTCAATGCCATGGGACTTGTTCTATTGGCCCATTTCAGACgcatttttcctcttttctttaaGTGGATGCATGTCGATGATGATGAAACTGTTCTACTGGTAAG GTCCTCGATCTCGTCCACACAATTGTAA